TAATATGAAGTCTCGTTTTCAAGTTGATCATCATTCTCATGGTCAAAAttattcgcaccatctagatggacccaatgggtCATAGGGTTTtatccctttatgctctcctggtaTAGTTCAATAAAGTGTTTGGGAGTTCTACATCGGTTGGCCCAATGAGCAAATTTGGTCGTGGCATGGGTATTAAAatcggacttatacccacggctaggttgataaccttggcctcggcctcggctatggagtgactgtgggtgatatccacgcacactcttgccatcttccatggcctttcacatggccatggtttgactctttcatatggctctgtggccgtatatgccttaggcaatgccttaaaatccaggaggcctcatctcactattcctcatgagtaactcattgttttgcttagcaagcaacaaacaagagattaaatttgcatatgttgaggaacccttttctcggtattattgctgaagcaaaacattgcttgtggaatgtagagaatttcttctctaacatgtcagcatatgtgatagtctctccacacaatttcaactttgagactatcatgaatagagccgagttatactcatccacagacttatagtcttgggtctttaggtccctcaaatcatatagggcctttggtaatagcaTCGTACAATGGTGATCATATATGGATTTCAATTTTTATCCAAAGgtccagaggattctcaatagtgagatattgatcattgagactttcagtaaggtgatggcgtatgatttaagaaaatcgccttgtatctatctcaaagtgagaaatttagatatagtcaccaagatttagatttcaagatgattttcaacatctgaatatttaactTTGCTTTTAAGCATCAAGAATTTATGAAAGCAAATGTATATGATTTTCAATAATGCTCCCCCCTAAATCATATAATCTATTTGCTTTAAACATTTAtagtatgacaatgatcaattgatcactgcatctagtgatccttttaattataattctatttggattgattatatatatgtatataatttcatatagggtttccaagcccttttgaataaggatcaatcattattttaaatgagatcaagcaatatggatgaaaatcaatcacaatggtcgaatgataaatgcatggCTCAAGAACTAATCGCATGTATGTTCTGTCCTAAGCATTGGACCAAAATAATATGaatgtgattcttaatgcatgaggatatttggttttccaagatcataaaataataactgattccttcccccctttaccgggtaaaccaagacaagaaaatttataattttcagcaaatgtctaaaccaaattcaattatattttcaatcaattggtttcaaggaaggtttatattttaataaaagcaaGCATGCTTAattcttaataaaactatatgacaagaagatgcatggaaatgatcagttcatgatatgtgaatgatctaacaatttactaatccatgtttgatcggtttaaacaggtttataatttcaatcaaagcaaacatgctaagtttaaaagaaaaccgatttggtctaattatatgcaagcagtgtgaatcatttagatgcaagcaatatgaatcattttaatttatatggaCTATTATCAGGATTGTCAAAGAAATGCAAACATAAAttcagtcttagcaatatgacaattatgcatggtcagattttaaacaatatgacaattgcattcaaagttggttcaagatgattcaagatgattcaaattttactaaactgatgctatcaagtatgcaacaagattactatataatttaatcatcaatttcaagcatggaaaagatcaagattaactatcaacttatatgatcaatattcagtatgatatgaaatctattcaaagttggttcaattatttagctatcaacctatatgatcaaatgatttcatgcatatttattctatcttatgatatatcaatttttaaaaacaagactatatgttataaacattttcagtcaaagatatgcaattaataaaatcaagcaagcatttataaaatcgattttcagtttataaaatctgattttgcatttagaaaagttttaaactcttgacagataaaataaatattattggtcaaggatatgcaatgaatgattttaatttcgattttataGATGTGTTGACTGAAGTTGGGAGATCTGGCCGAAAGTGGCACAGAAAAAGATTCATGGATTTTTGTTTTGGCCAGAttatacattcatgtttatCACATCTGGTAAATTGGCCAAAGCATCCATAGGTTTAAGCTATCTCAAATAGTTTATGgttcataagtttttataaacaagattcatatagatctttaggtattttaatctatttttgagatacttagaacctttagagaattataacttttatggattcaacataattcagaatcaagtttcttatggatcaatggatcatagaaacaagattaatattatggattcatatagatccttagatttcttttcaaatataatggtgttcttagattttatggatagattagtttaccattttacaccacaagaatctgaatggaccaccatgaGAGAGAGCTGATCCACGGATGAGCTAGTtgagagagaggtggaggagCTCGCCGGAAAAACCATGAGTCGGCGGCGCGGATTGTTTATGCGATTAAAGACGCGTCAGAGATCGGATCGACAAGCCGTCTTCGGCAACGGATTCTTCTCGTCTTGGGCTTCAGAATGATAGGTGGATCGTCGTCTGGCTCCAcagggtttgagagatacggtggtttaaagttgcgcctggatttagaattttgtggCCGGAAAAGAGAGCTCCGGTGGAGAGAGATTGCTCAGGTAGAGAGAGTtttctcgtgctgataacgtgttatgaactgtgtgaaatgtggagagtgaattgtgaggaatgttgtgtgtatttctcattagccaacaccacattatatagtggtttgtacaagggtttacaaatgctttacaaggaaataaatctacacattaatactcttgactacattgatgtcatacatgaagacttggtcaaggtgatgataacgaggttgactgagtcttctaaTCTCGGACcagtttgtagatgaaccgatgtataccggatgtaaacctccttgcacttcctcttgtacttgttggacttgtctagtacttggttaagtacttggttattgtccatccacacaatggtTTATAACAGTCCGTTTAAATGTTGACTGCAATCAATATACATttaaacatgattttaaaaggctatatagtttaatattttactagGATTTTTAACGTTAAAACCCTTCAATTAAGtttgttttggataaaaatcccccaaactaagtatttaatgaataaacccccaaattaactttatttaatgaattaaaccaTTTCCGGTCATAATTATCAGTACTACCGGTAAATTTTTAGTCTAGGGATTTCTACATTAAAAAACATAAGTGAGGGGTTTTACcactagaaataaaaaattcaaaatataataacattatctaaaaattaataactttaatattccaaaattagcatttttaaaaactttctgtaaaatatatgagtagggatttttaaatcaacattatatatgtataaattaaaaatgtaaaaaaccagaaaatataataaaaattatcttaagatttatctatttcttgtgttttacatttttatcttttagataatttttgttatattttatgggtttttacatttttaatttatacatatataatattgatttaaaaaaaaaactagactcatatattttacagaattgttttaaaaactaattttgaaatattaaagttattaatttttggataatgttattatattttgaattttttttatttctagtgGTAAAACTCCTCACTTACTGTAGACTAAAAATTTACCGGTAGTACTGGTAATTATGACCGGAAAgagtttaattcattaaatacaGTTAATTTGGGAGTTTATtcattaaatacttagtttggaggtttttacccaaaacaaaACTTAATTGAGGAGTTTTAACGTTAAAAATCCTTTAAATGTTGACTGCAATCAATATACATTTAAACAtgattttaaatagtttaatattttttgttcgTCAATTATGATGAAATACACAAATTACATAGTCTGTGAAAGAAACGCATCAACTGGAAAAGACCATCTACGAcctttttacagttttttttttcaaaggtTTATGTCTGTAGTCAGTTACAAACTATGAAACCAAGACCAGTTCGTAAGAGTCAATAACTTCGGTTAGGGAATCAGTAGGACAAATGCGCACGGCTCCATCGGTTTCATGGAGGACCTTAAGCAAACAGGATTGCGTCGTCTACTTCTTACAGAGTGAGTGGTGGACCAGTACATTGGTAGCAATCCAGGATCTGACTCATGGATTTTCTTATCATAGCCAAATTAGGAACCACCCTGATATGATGCGACAACAACCATCTAGGAAAAATGCTTCTTATCATCATCTTTGTTGTAACCAACGGCGTTAAAACATATACGATGAGACTTTAGTTCTCTTTATACTCAATACTTGGTTTTCACGGTACAGCTAGATCATGTTCTTGAAAGTTGAGACACGcgttaatatttttaaaagatggcAATATTATGCCcgtaacattagtgatttattaagaattttaaaattgatctcATTTTATCGTCCAGTTGCTTATACGtaaaaattcagttttaattAGCTGGTCAATTGTCCGACAACAACCATTGTGTTGATGAAAACTGAACTAGTTCGTTTTAAGCCCGTGCTCATTCGTTGCAAGAATGAGTCAAAAAGGTAGAAGCAGCTTTAATTTTGTCAGTTGTATTTTTCTCTATTaaaattatgttataaaattttctaaataaatctataaaaattAGATTCCAAGTTTAACAATACAAGAAAAGTGTCCTAATCTATCTATGTTCATTAGGACATAATCcgaaaacttataaaatataaaactagattAGAACCAAAATACAGTAATTTACGAAGGAGATGAGAAGCCAGAAAAGGTCAGATAATTGTAGTCTGAGTTTTGGTCGACATAATATTTTCCGAACAACTGTTATCATCATTCCATTGGCTCTTTcacataaaagaaaaatcaacataaacctcaagaaaatatataaatcgtTGAAAGTGAAGGCTCAGAAGGATCCATTGGTAAAGTTTTCTAATCAGAGTTTAACTCATAAAATAGGTAGATTTTCATCATCACTGCCTCCAATATTAACTCGAAAGTAAAGAGATTATCATTTTTCtccaaaaaaccaaaattgaaaaTCATTGAATAAAATCAGAGCGAGAAAGAGGTGAACGAAAAAATTGAAACACGAATGTAGCTAAGAAGTAGAGAGGCTGCTGTGGCATGAATCACCTTTCAATTGTAATTGCTTAGAGTCGAGAAGTTGCGTCGGCAATATATAAGACGATGGAGGTAGCTAGGGTTTACGTTTAGAAAAGAATTGGGTCGGGCCCGTTGACTTCAGGTCTTGGATATGGGCCTTGTGAATTGATTtaaactctttttcttttaacactgatttaaattccTACCactaaagtttaaaatttgtgttctttaagattatttttgttagtttataTATCAAACTAATTTCTTCAAtgattcttctatttttttttaaatcataaataaaatgataattttgcATATTCATCTTGgtgatttataaaaataagtaaaaatctAACTGATTTATTGcatcaaattatatatgatatatatactttatgaattttttttttatgaaatgtgaaatttattacttttaaaatatttttgttagttatttttatattaactaatatagttttaaaattatactattgatttatatttgtcATAACGATGACTATTTATGAGATTTACCTTTATAACATTATACTATCTCTGTTTACAAAGAGTGttttttgacatttttcttGTTAAATAAAGAAtgttattttagaatttcaatgcaATTTATACTTATTTCAAACTTGATTAAttgtaaaatacattaattttatatataattttatttgtcttAGATTATTGATTAAAgatgtgtaattaataaaaaaatcaatgcatATTAATCATTTTTACTCTATGTAAGAAtgttaaaatgacatttttatgaaacaaagagaatattcatcttttattttgaaacatatattttattaaaattgaattacaAAATAGAGATAACTTTATTTCAACAGATTTATCACATCTTTATTTCCTTAATTTTCATCATCTAAATTACTTTATTAATTgcatttttcaaataatttgacatcatcttattatataaactttGGTTTTTCAATgttgttaattaacatgatATAAAACATAACTTACCTATTTTAAGtgtgttattatatttttacatttttcacaCTTGTTAACTATTTcgttaattatatttattataataattcaTCATCATTTATTTCACGTGTTAACCATAAAAATTACATATGTttgaacaaatattttttttttgttaaaatgtgaaatttatttatcaacaaaagaaaaaaaaatttacagtaAGGTAGAATTTGGAAAGCTTTGTAGTGCTAAAAAAAAATGCTTATGAAGCAAATAACATTATGTTCTTCCTAACCACTCAATCATCATGTTGCTGTAGAAAGCAACATGATGATAAGTGACGAGAATTTAATCAATTGGTAAAGCAGTAGTAATATAcagttttaaaattgttataaaagttagtatacaatatatttattttaaaataatatatattaaattataatatatattaataatatatttttattaaataatgaatcttatttaattatataaattaaattttaaatgtgaaatattattatttaaaaataaatgtaaaatttatttaaaatataaatttattttggatatagaataacttttaatattattaaataaaataaattaattatatataatttatatataaattatcattatttattaattggtagagcagtaaatgattcatatataatattatcataaaaattaatatatgacatatgatttatttatttataaataatatagaatttttattttataatatataatatataaatatatattatgttatgttttttattgaaaataatgaatgtgtgtaattaaataaattgtattatatcttaaatgtgaaatattgttctttgaaaaaggttaaaaatatttaatctcaatttttatttttaaaaatatatttttcattataaacataattttgatgttattaaataaattatatataacaaaaaaataacatcaaCTATATAATTCTTATTTGATATATTTCTACATAGTTTAATTGGCTTGCTCCAATGTTACTTACATAGCTATCtagttttgtttcctttgtGAGTAGTCGGAACATATGGAAAAGTTTGAACTCTTTTGTAAACAAATGTGATTTCTCTTTTTCTCATTGTCAACCTGGTTCCCAAACCTTAAAGCATTTAAAGTGTCTTTTTGGGTATTTGCAGTATCTTGTATACAAAATAAGCAAAGTAGGGAAAGCCATAGAGAACAGTAATCTAACAGCTGCATGTTTGGTTTTGGGAAAAGCATTGATACCAAATGGGTCAAAACAGCTGCAtgttgtttctttctctctttgcacAAATTAGAGTTTGTCTAGTGGTTTTGTTAGTGTATTTTTGAACTCCTTCTTTGTGTTCTAATGACAGTTGAGTTCAAGCCCATATGAGAATACATAATTGAAACGTTCGTCTCATCTTTAGCTTCTCTTATTACATCAGGTtcgttcttcttctcttttctaaGTTATTCGTCCACAAGAATTAAATTATCCATTTAAAACATAGTAAAGATCTTCTTGAAACTTGGTTTTATTTGTTTACGCAGTGAATAAGAACGATATATAGTTATCTAAGCTCGCGTTTGTGTCATCGGCTAGTGCATTTGAGAAATGGACAAGCTTGACAGGTCTTTTAGGACAGCTTAAGAGAATCTGATTGGCTAACAATTGTTTACTTTTCTGTTGTCTTATTGTGTATTTTTCTACATATTGTCAATAAAATAATAGagataaagaaaaacaacctTTGCAAACTCCATCCTCAGTGGTTATCATTCTTTATATACATTTGCTAGCCAAACCACTTTCTTCAACACTCAGAGTAACAGTTGTCAAATCAAAATGAAATCTTTTTTACGTAAAAGTTTGAGTCATTTGGCACTTGCTACAGACTTGTTTGATCTTTTCTCTGATAGCATTTAATGCTCTATCTAGAAGAAGTAAAAAACTTCATCCTATAaccaaaatgtaaaaacaaatattcaaaGCTAATCAATCCAATCCAACTTTGAAAAATAATCCAAGCAGACTAGTCAATATTGATGGCAACGGTCTTCAAGAGACATTATTAATCcgttaaataatattatagcaTAAATGAGAATGCACAAAATGCTCTGTGTTTTCCGTGTATAAATACCATCACTACTTGTGTCTTGTTTCATCACCTTCACCTTCAACATCAAACACATCACATCTCTCAACGAGTTTCTTTGCAATTAAATCAATGGCAGCTATCAAAGTTTTCGGACACCCTGCTTCTGCTCCCACCATGAGAGTCCTCCTCACCCTACACGAGAAAAACCTCGACTTTGAGTTCGTTCATGTCGACCTCATGGGAGGCGAGCACAAGAAAGAGGCTTTTCTAGCCCGCAACGTAAGTATATCTATTTGTGTTGTTGTGAGACAAGACAAACACTCAGAACCgggcaaaaaaattaaagctcTTAGAATTTATgtttacttaaatttttttaactttcttttaagaaaaaaatcatcagTAATATGTTTGTAAATTTCATGACAAAAACGaaactatatacatataaaatatttttgagatccttttcaatcaaattattcaaatattaaattttgtataaaaatatgaatataaaaaattgaactaCTTTACTCCGAAGATGCAACACTTTAGATGAATCTGGTCTGAAATGTTTTGCGTTTGATTGATTTTTGCAGCCTTTTGGTCAAGTTCCAGCCTTTGAAGATGGAGACCTCAAGCTTTTCGGTACGAACGTTTTCGCTGATCATCTCAAAAATGATTTGACAATAtgcataaaaagaaaaaaaaaatatgcataaaaagaagaataattcagttacaaaaaaataataaaaagaagaataataaaacGTTACTAACatgatttgtttcttttgtgtAGAATCAAGAGCGATTACTCAATACATAGCTCACCGATACGAAGGCCAAGGAACCAACCTTCTCCCGGCCGACTCCAAAAACATAGCCCACTATGCAATCATGGCCATTGGAATGCAGGTAGAAGCTCACCAGTTCGAGCCAGTGGCTGCAAAGCTTGTTTCTGAACAAGTATTTAAGCTCAAGAAAGGCTTGACCACAGACCAAGCCGTTGTTGCCGAAGAGGAGGCTAAGTTAGCCAAGGTCCTTGATGTGTACGAGGCTAGGCTCAAGGAGTTCAAGTACTTGGCTGGTGACACTTTTACTTTGACCGATCTTCACCACATTCCTACGATTAAATACTTGCTTGGAACTCCCACCAAGAAGCTCTTCACCGAGCGTCCACGTGTCAACGAGTGGGTGGCAGAGATCACCAAGAGGCCAGCTTCCCAGAAGATCCTTCAGTGATAAGTTTCTAAAAGTTTCTGCTTCAGTCACAGTAATAATGCTCAGAGTAAAATAAGCGACTGACTCATTCCCAATTTTAAGTACTCtgttttttctctgtttttttttctcaattataacttatatgtgtgtgtgttcttGAGAGATATTTCTTGAATCATAAACTTTATAATCTTCAAGCTCTtctaaaataaaagagattAGTTACTTATTTAATAGAAAGGTTGCAATGTCTTAACTACAGAGTTACTGATTACTGAGCACAAAGACTTTTAGTTTGATTAGTCTTGCAAGTTCTTACTTTCTATTTCTACCTTATTTTCTGAGTTAAGAAGCTGACCTAAGACTTTAAACGTTCTTATCCTTAGAAGACTCTATGCCTCGTGGGATCTGAAAACGACAAGATATTAGAGCAGCAAGTTTGTGTCTTTCATCATCAATAACGTATTTATCTTTTGACTAGATAAAACAATAGTAAAGACACATGATGGAAAGAGAAAACCAGAAACAAAGCATAGCTCAGATCAATCAAATTGAATTGCTTTGCACCTTAACCCCTTTTAAGGCGCTAGGTGAAGCAACTCATCTCATCTTTAGTCTCCAATATGTTGCTTGACTCATCTCTCGCTTTGACTTTACAGCTACCCAATGAATTGAGGGGAGAGACATATACTTAAAGCATCTGGTCAATCACCAAAGTTAATAGGCTTTGCAAATTGCAATATTCACGTACTGACTTCAccaagaaatattttttttttaagttagtAGAGTTTGAACGTCATCATCCATCCCATTGCGTTCAAGGGACCAAAAAGAATATTGGGAGATCTATAGTCAAGAATAATGATAGCATCAAGAAGATATATAAGATATTTGATATACAGTACATATAAGAGAGATCAATGGATCACTGTGAACATTTTAATGGAGTGTACTCATATGCAAAACTAGAGTTTTCTTGAATAAAAACGTGCGTCTTAAGTTTGTTCCATGAAATGTGAAAAATGGGCATAGCTCATATTGTGGAGAAGTCCTAACAAGGCGAGTCCAAAGATGGGTTTGTGCTTAGTTTCGGGTTTGGATACATCATACATGGGCGTCTGTCCAATAACCTGGAGTTTTGGTATTGAATTTTGTCAAAGCATCAGGTGTCAATCAGTTCACCAATTGATGATAATTCTTTTGTAACTCATTTTCTTCTTAATGCTCAATTTAGTTGAGATCTTAATCTCCATAATCTAGACTATAAAATAGTCTAATTCTTTaattccaaaaaagaaagaaaacaatctttacatattcttttttatctttgttttattttgttgtttccAAAGACTGATATAGAAAAGATTTGTTAGCTTCTAGTTTGAATGATGCGGAATAGTTGATGGACAGATTGTTTCGACTACGCAAAAACCTCATTGTTCGTATCAATTGTTCTTCGTTAATTCTCttttatatcaatatatttttcaattattctGTTTAGCCATATCGTAAAAATCGTGATTCTGCAACTCTTTgttatttttgtgtatttttatacAGATGGTCaacgaaaagaaaaacatcCTTTGAAAATCTCATCTGCTTAACATCTTTGGTTATCATTCTTTATACATTTGTTCATACTAGGCCAAACCAGTTTCTTCAACATTCCCGTCACAACTGTTATATacgtttttttttgaacaacacaACTGTTATATACAATTCAACATCAAAATGAACTCTTTTTAACCGGAACTGGAAAGCAATAGATTGAACCGGTAATAACCCAGAGGTGTCATGTTACTAGATGAAGCTTGCTTTGCTTGACTATTAGATGGAAGTTTGAGTCATTTGGCAGTTACTACAGACTAGTTTGATCTTTTCTCTTATGACATTGAATGCTTTATCTAGAAGAAAAGAACTTTATTCCATAACCAAATGTAAAAACAAACGTTAATCAATCTAATTCAACTTTGAAAAAAACTCAAGGCAGACAAGTCAATATTGGATGTGACGGTCATGTACATGCATTGTTTATCAATTGAATAATATTTCAACATTAATGCGAATGCACAAAAATGCTCTGTTTTTTACTTGTATAAATACCATCACTACTTGTGTCTTAGTTCATCACATTCACCTTCAAACATCAAACATCACATCTCTTAAAAGAGTTTCTTTGTAATCAAAATCAATGGCAGGAATCAAAGTTTTCGGACACGCTGCTTCCATTTCCACCAGGAGAGTCCTCCTCACCCTCCACGAGAAAAACCTCGACTATGAACTCGTCCATGTCGACCTCAAGGACGGTGAACACAAGAAAGAGCCTTTCCTATCCCGCAACGTAAGCATATCTATCtttttatctatctatctaagTTGTTGTAAGAACAGACCAACACTTCTGATGAATCTGGTCTGAATCTTGAATGTTTTACGTTTGATTTATATTGCAGCCTTTTGGTAAAGTTCCAGCCTTTGAAGATGGAGACCTCAAGCTCTTTGGTATGAACATTTTTTACTAACATAAGAAGAAGTAACGTTCATTCACTAACATTAATTTGGTTCTTTTGTGTAGAATCAAGAGCGATTACTCAGTACATAGCTCACCGGTACGAAGGCCAAGGAACTAACCTTCTCCAGGGCGACTCCAAGAACCTAGCCCACTATGCAATCATGGCCATTGGAATGCAAGTAGAAGCTCACCAGTTCGACCCAGTGGCTTCAAAGCTTGCTTGGGAACACGTATTTAAACTCATCTATGGCTTGACCACAGACCAAGCCGTTGTTGCCGAAGAAGAGGCTAAGTTAGCCAAGGTCCTTGATGTGTACGAGGCTAGGCTCAAGGAGTTCAAGTACTTGGCTGGTAACACTTTCACTTTGACTGATCTTCACCACGTTCCTGCTATTCAATACTTGCTTGAAACTCCCACCAAGAAGCTCTTCACCGAGCGTCCACGTGTCAATGAGTGGGTGGCAGAGATCACCAAGAGGCCAGCTTCCCAGAAGATCCTTCAGTGATAAGTTCCTATAAACTTCTGCTTCAGTCACAGTAATAATGCTCAGAGTAAATAAGTGACTGACTCATTTCCCAATTCCTCAGTAGTCTGTTTTTATTCTCAattatgtgtgtgtgttcttGAGAGATCTCAAAAACTATCTATCTAATCTTCAAGCTCttctataataaaaagattAGTTACTTATTTAATACAAAGGTTGCAATGTCAACTACAGAGTTACTGATTAGTGAGAATATTATACATCACACAAAGACTTTTAGTTCGAGTTTGATTAGTCTTTGCAAGTTCTTACTTTCTACCTTATTTTCTAAGTAAAGAAGCTGACCTAAGACTTTGAACATTCTTATCCTTAAAAGTCTCCATGATGCTTTGTCACATCTGAAAGTGAGAAAGAATGTATTGTTTTTATGTcaaacaaaactcaaaaatttCTTGAACTATGATCAATAGAACTGGATTGATTTGTACCTTTGCCGCCTTAAGACGCTAGGTGAAGTAACCCAGCTCGTCTTTCCTCTACAAATGGGCAATGGGTTGCTCGACTCATCTCTACACTTTCTTTACTTTACACT
This genomic stretch from Raphanus sativus cultivar WK10039 chromosome 3, ASM80110v3, whole genome shotgun sequence harbors:
- the LOC108844215 gene encoding glutathione S-transferase F3 gives rise to the protein MAAIKVFGHPASAPTMRVLLTLHEKNLDFEFVHVDLMGGEHKKEAFLARNPFGQVPAFEDGDLKLFESRAITQYIAHRYEGQGTNLLPADSKNIAHYAIMAIGMQVEAHQFEPVAAKLVSEQVFKLKKGLTTDQAVVAEEEAKLAKVLDVYEARLKEFKYLAGDTFTLTDLHHIPTIKYLLGTPTKKLFTERPRVNEWVAEITKRPASQKILQ
- the LOC108836593 gene encoding glutathione S-transferase F2 — encoded protein: MAGIKVFGHAASISTRRVLLTLHEKNLDYELVHVDLKDGEHKKEPFLSRNPFGKVPAFEDGDLKLFESRAITQYIAHRYEGQGTNLLQGDSKNLAHYAIMAIGMQVEAHQFDPVASKLAWEHVFKLIYGLTTDQAVVAEEEAKLAKVLDVYEARLKEFKYLAGNTFTLTDLHHVPAIQYLLETPTKKLFTERPRVNEWVAEITKRPASQKILQ